Proteins found in one Megachile rotundata isolate GNS110a chromosome 14, iyMegRotu1, whole genome shotgun sequence genomic segment:
- the LOC105663826 gene encoding uncharacterized protein LOC105663826 → MTIERNRSRTVSSLEKTIFKEKEGQQSNDREGISFVRENNGATADVVLVDLETPLLIVALLEFQVGSTKNERSNVGRDIRKEESTATRSSVTDQETKCFFASLGWNLDGSRRGSRQSANDVPAPLTPQRRARLHCSSRHTSRNNNNNNSSSNNNNRSSNVSVSVSGLDRRHNCSRCGKSYKNAYILKRHLLYECGKAPSFNCPHCAFSSKYERNLKAHINHRHVAPQSSQGSSVSGSGASGTGSIASTAATVNQRA, encoded by the exons GTTTCGTCGCTCGAGAAGACGATTTTCAAGGAAAAAGAGGGGCAACAGTCGAACGACCGCGAAGGAATCTCGTTCGTCCGTGAAAATAATGGAGCAACAGCAGACGTTGTCCTCGTCGATTTAGAGACGCCTTTACTAATCGTCGCGTTGCTTGAATTTCAGGTTGGTTCCACGAAAAACGAACGGAGTAATGTCGGACGAGACATTAGGAAGGAAGAGTCGACGGCAACGCGTTCGAGTGTCACCGATCAAGAAACAAAAT GTTTCTTCGCGAGCCTAGGCTGGAACTTGGATGGAAGCAGGCGCGGTTCGCGGCAATCCGCGAACGACGTGCCGGCGCCGCTGACGCCTCAAAGACGCGCGAGGCTTCACTGTTCTTCTCGTCATACCAGCagaaacaacaacaacaataacagcagcagcaacaataACAATAGATCGAGCAACGTATCCGTGTCCGTATCGGGACTGGATCGACGACACAATTGCTCGCGCTGCGGCAAAAGTTACAAGAACGCGTACATACTGAAGAGGCACTTGCTGTACGAGTGCGGCAAGGCGCCGTCTTTCAACTGCCCGCACTGCGCGTTCAGCTCTAAATACGAGAGAAATTTGAAGGCGCACATCAATCATCGGCACGTGGCCCCGCAATCGTCGCAGGGCAGTTCGGTTTCGGGCAGCGGCGCTTCGGGCACCGGCAGCATCGCCAGCACCGCCGCCACCGTTAATCAAAGGGCCTGA